A window of Acidobacteriota bacterium contains these coding sequences:
- a CDS encoding 4Fe-4S dicluster domain-containing protein encodes MVIDLDRCNGCQACEVACRTENNIAVGGPERAREDRTISWIQVRSEVEGEWPDVRSRFIPVLCMHCDRPPCVTVCPTHATQKSADGLIGQIYPRCIGCRYCANACPYTIKSFNWFAPEYPPETLDGLNPDVSIRPAGVIEKCTFCYHRLQKAKDQARAEGRPLREGDYVPACVESCPTEAMVFGDLDDPQHRVHHLARDPKAFRLLEGLSTEPKVFYLAEEK; translated from the coding sequence ATGGTCATCGATCTCGACCGGTGCAACGGCTGCCAGGCGTGCGAGGTGGCCTGCCGGACGGAAAACAACATCGCCGTCGGCGGTCCGGAGCGCGCGCGCGAGGATCGGACGATCTCCTGGATCCAGGTTCGCTCGGAGGTCGAAGGGGAGTGGCCGGATGTGCGCTCTCGTTTCATCCCGGTCCTCTGCATGCACTGCGATCGCCCGCCCTGTGTGACGGTGTGCCCCACTCACGCCACGCAAAAGAGCGCCGACGGCCTGATCGGGCAGATCTACCCGCGCTGCATCGGCTGCCGCTATTGCGCCAACGCCTGCCCGTACACGATCAAGTCGTTCAACTGGTTCGCCCCCGAGTATCCACCCGAAACGCTCGACGGCCTGAACCCCGACGTGTCGATCCGGCCGGCGGGCGTGATCGAGAAGTGCACGTTCTGCTATCACCGGCTCCAGAAGGCCAAGGACCAGGCCCGCGCCGAGGGCCGGCCGCTCCGGGAAGGCGACTACGTGCCGGCCTGTGTCGAGAGCTGCCCGACCGAGGCGATGGTCTTCGGCGACCTCGACGATCCTCAGCACCGCGTCCATCACCTCGCGCGGGATCCGAAGGCGTTCCGCCTCCTGGAGGGGCTCAGCACCGAGCCGAAGGTGTTCTACCTGGCGGAGGAGAAGTGA
- a CDS encoding polysulfide reductase: MSDLEKIEGLPADQRILLRPLVRTTRVFWFWAGLMAAIALWGLFAYSLQLRWGLGMTGLNVPEYWGIYIICFVFFIGISHAGTLISAILRISKAEWRRSITRSAEFITVLVIGFGAIQPIIDLGRPDRVLNVILYGSVTSPLLWDVCSICLYLTASSIYLYIPMIPDLALIRDLGIRPRWLYWFLALGYEGKPHQKEVLEKIISVLAVAVIPIAVSVHTIIGWIFALTLRPMWHSTIFGPYFVVGAIYSGIAALILAMAVLRRVYGLGNYFKDIHFNNMGLMLLLMSCLWFYFTFAEHLTAWYGGEEAEMATLWSKLTGEYAFPFWLMVASCFFIPFVLMCRQATRGVWGTSIASFFVVLGMWLERFNIVVPTSQNPRLPREVVHYVPSWVELSIMAGTFAGFILVYMLATKFFPIISIWEIEEGRELSVKEVSERVASYLPDAIEEATA; this comes from the coding sequence ATGTCCGACCTGGAGAAGATCGAGGGACTGCCGGCCGATCAGCGCATCCTTCTCCGCCCGCTGGTCAGGACCACGCGCGTGTTCTGGTTCTGGGCCGGGCTGATGGCGGCCATCGCTCTGTGGGGTCTTTTCGCCTACTCCCTCCAGCTTCGGTGGGGACTGGGCATGACCGGGCTCAACGTGCCGGAGTACTGGGGGATCTACATCATCTGTTTCGTCTTCTTCATCGGTATCTCCCACGCCGGCACGCTGATCTCCGCCATCCTCCGCATCAGCAAGGCGGAGTGGCGGCGGTCGATCACCCGTTCGGCCGAGTTCATCACGGTGCTCGTGATCGGATTCGGTGCCATCCAGCCGATCATCGACCTCGGGCGCCCCGACCGGGTGCTGAACGTGATCCTCTACGGGTCGGTCACCTCCCCCCTGCTGTGGGACGTCTGCAGCATCTGCCTGTACCTGACGGCGAGCAGCATCTACCTGTACATCCCCATGATCCCCGACCTGGCGCTCATCCGGGACCTCGGAATCCGGCCGCGATGGCTGTACTGGTTCCTCGCCCTCGGGTACGAGGGAAAACCGCACCAGAAGGAAGTCCTGGAGAAGATCATCTCGGTGCTCGCGGTTGCGGTGATCCCGATCGCGGTCTCGGTCCACACCATCATCGGCTGGATTTTCGCCCTCACGCTGCGTCCGATGTGGCACAGCACCATCTTCGGGCCCTACTTCGTCGTCGGCGCGATCTACTCCGGAATCGCGGCGCTGATCCTGGCGATGGCCGTGCTGCGGCGCGTGTACGGGCTCGGGAACTACTTCAAGGACATCCATTTCAACAACATGGGCCTGATGCTGCTGCTGATGTCCTGTCTGTGGTTCTACTTCACCTTCGCCGAGCACCTGACGGCATGGTACGGCGGAGAAGAGGCGGAGATGGCGACCCTGTGGTCGAAGCTGACCGGGGAATACGCCTTTCCCTTCTGGCTCATGGTCGCGTCCTGCTTCTTCATCCCGTTCGTGCTGATGTGCCGCCAGGCGACCCGCGGGGTCTGGGGCACGTCGATCGCATCGTTCTTCGTGGTCCTCGGCATGTGGCTCGAGAGGTTCAACATCGTCGTGCCGACGTCCCAGAACCCCCGGCTTCCGCGCGAGGTGGTGCACTACGTGCCTTCCTGGGTCGAGCTGTCGATCATGGCGGGCACCTTCGCCGGGTTCATCCTGGTCTACATGCTCGCTACCAAGTTCTTCCCCATCATCTCGATCTGGGAGATCGAGGAGGGGCGGGAGCTGTCGGTCAAGGAGGTCTCCGAGCGCGTGGCGAGTTACCTGCCCGACGCCATCGAGGAGGCGACGGCATGA
- a CDS encoding cytochrome bc complex cytochrome b subunit, giving the protein MSVAAKVQAWLDERVPLSAVRELMAKKTVPVHKYTVFYYLGGMTLFFFICQVMTGILLMLYYRPSADEAFESVEFIMTTVPFGWLIRSIHSWSANLMIYFAMLHLVSVFFLKAYRKPRELTWVTGCLALFLAMGFGFSGYLLPWNKLAFFATKVGTDIAGSVPIVGEFMLRFLRGGDRVTGGTLSRFYGWHVAILPALMFAVLGLHLLLVQLQGMSIPPKIEREGKLRRPMRFFPGFLLRDLFGWTMALGVLAALAALFPWELGEKADPFAPAYQNIRPEWYFMFMFQTLKLVPGGEIFGIEYEAIPIMGFGLVGLLLLLVPFLDRGIVTRGKSPGFTAVGVIGVVYVVVMTAWGYHSLAPIWVVLATAALIAALGVGTYRPSMRGRK; this is encoded by the coding sequence TACCTCGGCGGGATGACGCTGTTCTTCTTCATCTGCCAGGTGATGACCGGCATCCTGCTGATGCTCTACTACCGGCCCTCCGCGGACGAGGCCTTCGAGTCGGTCGAGTTCATCATGACCACGGTCCCCTTCGGCTGGCTGATCCGGTCGATCCACTCGTGGTCCGCGAACTTGATGATCTACTTCGCGATGCTCCACCTGGTGAGCGTCTTCTTCCTGAAGGCCTACCGCAAGCCGCGGGAGCTGACGTGGGTGACCGGCTGCCTCGCGCTCTTCCTCGCCATGGGGTTCGGGTTTTCCGGATACCTCCTGCCGTGGAACAAGCTCGCCTTCTTCGCCACCAAGGTCGGCACGGACATCGCCGGATCGGTGCCGATCGTCGGTGAGTTCATGCTGCGCTTCCTCCGAGGCGGCGACCGGGTGACGGGAGGCACTCTCTCCCGTTTCTACGGCTGGCACGTGGCCATCCTGCCCGCCCTGATGTTCGCGGTCCTGGGGCTGCATCTCCTTCTCGTACAGCTCCAGGGAATGAGCATTCCGCCCAAGATCGAGCGAGAGGGGAAGCTGCGGCGTCCGATGCGGTTCTTCCCCGGATTCCTCCTCCGCGACCTCTTCGGGTGGACGATGGCGCTCGGCGTCCTGGCCGCTCTCGCGGCCCTCTTCCCCTGGGAGCTGGGCGAGAAGGCGGACCCGTTCGCGCCGGCGTATCAGAACATCCGCCCGGAGTGGTACTTCATGTTCATGTTCCAGACCCTGAAACTGGTTCCGGGCGGGGAGATCTTCGGCATCGAGTACGAGGCGATCCCGATCATGGGCTTCGGTCTGGTGGGGCTCCTCCTGCTGCTCGTGCCGTTTCTCGACAGGGGAATCGTCACGCGGGGAAAGAGCCCCGGGTTCACTGCTGTCGGGGTCATCGGAGTCGTCTATGTCGTGGTGATGACGGCGTGGGGTTACCACTCCCTCGCGCCCATCTGGGTCGTGCTGGCGACCGCGGCCCTGATCGCGGCGCTGGGCGTGGGCACCTACCGCCCGTCGATGAGGGGACGAAAGTGA